Sequence from the Chloroflexota bacterium genome:
GTGTTCCTGCAATTCATGCCCCTCACCAGGGATGTAGGCCGTTACTTCCATCTGGTTGGTCAACCTGACCCTGGCTATCTTGCGCAGCGCCGAGTTGGGCTTCTTGGGTGTCATGGTCCTGACCTGGGTACAGACGCCCCTTTTCTGCGGCGAACCCTTGCCCTCAATCATCCGGTTTTTCAGCGCATTGAAGGTAAAGCGCAGCGCCGGCGACTTGGTCTTCTTAATGACCCGCTTCCGCCCTTTATGTATTAACTGATTGACGGTTGGCAACTTTTCTCCTCCTGCCGTACAATTTAAATGGATGAGCCTTGGCTCATCCATTAATTTAGTGACGGCTTGAACCCTTCAGCTCAATCCATCAGCTATGGCTGAAATCCAAATATCCAAGAGGTAAGTCTACCATAAGTCCAGATTAATTGTCAATGGCTATAAACTGGCTCGCTGGAACTTACATTTCGCCGAGCAGGCGGCGCAGTCCTTCCCCATGCTTCCGGCACCACTGATAGATGGTCATCAGGTCCCAGCCGATGCAGAAGTGGCGGACGCCCATCTCTATGAATTCCCGGGCTTTTTCGAAATCATCCAGTTCCACACGGGGATGGACGCCCTTTTTGAGCGCAAGCTCGATTATGTCCTTTTGTTTGCGCTGTATCTCGGGGCTGTGCATCTTTCCCGCCCGGCCCGTATTGACCGAGAAATCGCACGGGCCAAACTGAATCATGTCCAG
This genomic interval carries:
- the rpsL gene encoding 30S ribosomal protein S12, with the protein product MPTVNQLIHKGRKRVIKKTKSPALRFTFNALKNRMIEGKGSPQKRGVCTQVRTMTPKKPNSALRKIARVRLTNQMEVTAYIPGEGHELQEHSVVLIRGGRVKDLPGVRYHIVRGALDTSGVANRRQGRSKYGSKMTKEKAEIA